The sequence below is a genomic window from Acomys russatus chromosome 6, mAcoRus1.1, whole genome shotgun sequence.
GACACCGGGTTTGAGCACATGAGTAGAGAATCCAGGTACTTTGTCTAAATTGAGTTGTACAGTCTCCTGTCTTATTAGTAAGAGAAGAGTCTGTAACTTTAAAGTGTCTGTCACTAGCCTCTACTTCCTTCCTATTTATTGTTGAAACTTTGGACAAGCTACAAATCCAGTAAACTGCATTCGTCAATGGagaatcatttttctttgtggGTGTGGCCACCCCAGCAGATGGGCCCTCAAGCATCTGCATACTGAACTCTGAGTCATCAAGTACATTTACAAAGAGAGCTCATCAAGTTGGGAAGGGATGAGAGATatactgagggagttggggactGGAGGGGGAAACGGGATGGGTATAAATCAAATCCACTGTATGCATGTACGAaattctcaacaacaacaacaaaaaaaaaatatttcagcttAAAAGAAAAGAGTATATACGCTACACCCCAGTATtgttgtaaattaaaaaaatatatacatgtaaaaaacatCAAATACAGCAGCACTTGCTACACGGTAAACACGCAAAACTTACTTGAAAAATGGTTCTTGTTTTTCAGTGTAGCCAGAGGGATAAAATGTGCACAAATCTTCCTCAGAAAAAGAGTGGAGACTGCATGCACACTGTGGCTTTCGAGTGTCTTGTGTATTTGTCCCTTAGACTATACTAGGATGGTTTGTATCCTTCACCACATATAAGTAACACAGAATCTGTCTCATAGGGGAGAAAAATGGGACCCAGGAACATTGACTTAATTTTGGGTTGAATACTTACTAAATTCAAAAAGCCAGATTGAAACCAAAGTTTGAGTAATTCCTAAgcgccagtttttttttttttttttttttttttttttcttctagatgatattgactttaaaaacaaataaacttcaTATTGCCAAATGGGGCCTCCAAGAGggtaaaaagattatttttatgtaaaaaaaaatcacaggcatACAGAGAACATAAGCTGAATATTTCATGTGGAGTgattaattaggaaaaaaatacttaaacAGATTTTtgacagagggaagagaagactAAGAGGGGTGGGGAGCTGACACAACATAGAGCCAGAGCCATTTATAACGCAAATTAAGAAGCTCTGATGGGAACTTTAAGGCAGCAGCATAAAGGCAACCGGCAGAGGGGAAGGGGCTCGCTCGCATGTGGGAGGTTGGAGCTGCTCTTAATCCACAGCCTGTGCTAGGAAAGCATCTGTGTGCTTGAATGtgaaacctggaggcagcaaAGGAAGCAGGAATGTGTGACAAGGGAGCCAGGAGGAGTCTACTAAAGCACACTTGGGAACGAGAAGGCTGTAATGGTATCCAATGCTTTGTGTGTTAATAGttaaattaaaactttataaACATCAAACAAAGAAGATCTGATGGTTTCTATATTCTCTTAAGAGGAATTAAGTGGGAAAAATTACAGATTTCTTATATATTACCGTATGATCGACAAAAGCATTTTCCCATGTGAGAAGAAGGTGGGGCTGAATAAGAACGGAGTATGGTGACATGTGTGCATAAACCTCTCCAGGGACACTCCTTTGTGCACTCACTAAAAAGTCAAATTAAAAACACTCCCAGCTgtctatagaaagaaaaaaaaaaaaaaaaaaaaacacgaacAGATAAACATTTTCCCTGTAATATGGGTTTCGTCTTTAAAATGAGATAACAGAATAAGCCTAAGAAATAACACCATATGTCTGACTGCACGAAAGCTGTCAGAGCCCAGAAATTACAATATATCCTACAGAGAGATTCCTGGGAATGAGGTCTACAAGACAGAAggaattcaaatgtaaaaaaaacGAGAAGGAGGTGGAATTCATCAACACCTGTGCCTGACATGTACAAGGCCCAAGTTACATGCCCAGTActataaaagttaaatttatttaaaaatatgaaataacaaCTATTTCAAATCTCCACTAAATACCACTGAGTAAATAAGAGAAGCTCAGGCATCACACTCATCACTTTGCAAATCATTAAATCAGGAAATTTTTTTCACTCacttagaatatatttatttctacataaaatataaaatggacaAAAGCAATTCCAACTGCTGGGATATTTCTAGATAAATCTTTAGCTTGAGCATCAAGTAAGTATGACAAATACTGGTAAAAGTAACAATAGAAACTAAATATGTTTCTGGCTCATGTCCCTTAGCTCATACATTCATGTATAAAACAGGGGTGTCACTGCTAAGTACATAATtgtgaaataaacatcttttcatGAAGGGTGTTTTCAGTTGTACATTACTTTAATATGCCACTTCGCTATTTCACTATTTAACAATTTCTCTTACCATTTTGTTCAGGGGTTTGTTGGCCTTATTAATAAGTAACAGCAAATAATAATGtaatgtaataatgtaaataataatatacaaagaaaaatactagCCACATGCTAGAAGGGATTGCAACACTATGTTTTTACCTTCCCCAACTATATTAGCATCAAGAGAATATATTTTAGAGACCTTTGCttgccgggagtggtggcgcacgcctttaatcctagcactcaggaggcagaggcaggtggatcattgtgagttcaaggccagcctggtctacaagtgagtccaggacagtcagggctacacagagaaaccctgtctcaaaaaaatcaaaaaaaaaaaaaaaaaaaaaaagagagagagagagagagagagagagaccttcaCTTAAAAttagagatggaggaaagatATACTCAAAAGCGGGGCCTCTTAGTTACATATGGCCTATAACAGATATCTAAAAATGGTCAAAGAGTTGGTGAATTTTAAAGCTCTGTGGATAAACACTGTATTATTGACAGTTACTTTTGTGCTTCTCATATGCCTAAGACAATGGACTGACACAGCAGGCACTCAATGCTACCTGACGGATTGGCCAAATGACCCGAAGCTGTCCTAACATTACCTTAGAGCAAGGACACTGTTGGGAATATGGCAGCCCATAGTGGGTGCCTAGCGGTGTCCACAAAACCAGCCGATTAAAAGCATTTACCCGTCTTCCCTCAGGTGCCCATAAACACTGTATTCTGATAGTTTTCCTGAGACAGTTAAAAGGTAAGACTCTCTTGCAGAAATACGGACCGCTCTTCCCACAGTGACGGCAATTTCTTTTAATTCCCTGTGAATCAAACTTACCATATATAAGATGGTCAGCacctaaaaaaattaaagggatGGGAGGGACAGAATTATAAAACTAAGCATTTGAACTTTTCATTAATTTGCTAACTTAATATAGTATATAGTAATCACCTATACCTAAGACCTCAAAACCAACCCAAATTTCCACAAGGTAAAcattatgtatacacatgtatatatatacatacatataatttatatttaaatatacatatttgaaCACAATTATACATTCTTTACTTCAGAAGCATCAACACTAATATTTGAATCAGCTGGGCAGTGTTACCAATGCTGACATTAGCCACAACAGTTATAGAACACCAAAGCAAAccctacatatatataattatatgactCGATGACAAGAAACAACTCTGAAAAGCTGaactagaaaacaaatgacaatatGATCTACTATCAAAAACTATCAACCCAAGTATGGAGGCACAGGCCGGTCATCCCAcaacttgggaaactgaggcaggggtgtATCAAGAGTTCCAGTTCAGCCTGGACCCCAtaatgagactatctcaaaaacaagaatgaaaaccCAAGACAAAAACTATCTGAAACCCAAGTCCCTTCCCACAGACTCTAACAAGACTCAAAGTTACCTTACCAACACACGTGTCACAGTGTGCGGTGGAAATCAAAACATGGCTATGGAACACTGTAGCCACAAGCAGCTGGAGGCTGGGGAACCCCGTAGTCTTAGTTAAGTTTCCATCATAAAACAGACCTGCACACAGGAAGCTGAACAAATTCAACTGACCTGAGGAaggcttttctttgtctttggatGTTCTCGTTGGATGATGTACCGTTATCTTGGTAGCAGGTACATCTGGCGTCACTGTAATACGAGCAGAAGTGAGCCTTTGGGTAACTATCTGGAGACCCTTGGTCATTGGGAAGTGTGAAGTGGTGGCCCTCTGTGTCGCTGGCAGACTCTGTGTCAACAGAGGTTTTGCTGTGGCAAATCTCTGGGTTGTTTGTGTAGTTTTTACAGCAGGAGAGTAAACTGTGGTGGGATTCTGGGTTACCAGGAGGGTTTTTGCAGATATAGTAACTGATGTGGGGGACATCTgagctgttgttggttttgtgaTTGAACTTTTTGCTGTGATGGATTTCTGTGGAGTTGGTGAAATTTCTGTAGCTGGGGCATCGGCTGTGTTGGCTTTCTGAGGTGTTGGTGGGATTTCTGTAGCTGGGGCATCTGCTGTGTTGGCTTTCTGAGGTGTTAGGAGAATTTGTGAAGTTGGGACATCTGCTGTATTAGTTTTCTGAGATGCCGGTGGGATTTCTGTAGCTGGGACATCTGCTGTGTTGGTTTTCTGAGGTGTTGGTGGGATTTCTGTAGCTGGGACATCTGCTGTGTTGGTTTTCTGAGGTGTTGGTGGGATTTCTGTAGCTGGGACATCTGCTGTGTTGGTTTTCTGAGGTGTTGGTGGGATTTCTGTAGCGGGGACATCTGCTGTGTTGGCTTTCTGAGGTGTTGGTGGGATTTCTGTAGCTGGGACATCTGCTGTGTTGGCTTTCTGAGGTGTTGGTGGGATTTCTGTAGCTGGGACATCTGCTGTGTTGGTTTTCTGAGGTGTTGGTGAGATTTCTGTAGCTGGGACATCTGCTGTGTTGGTTTTCTGAGGTGTTGGTGGGATTTCTGTAGCTGGGACATCTGCTGTGTTGGTTTTCTGAGGTGTTGGTGGGATTTCTGTAGCTGGGACATCTGCTGTGTTGGTTTTCTGAGGTGTTGGTGGGATTTCTGTAGCTGGGACATCTGCTGTGTTGGTTTTCTGAGGTGTTGGTGGGATTTCTGTAGCTGGGACATCTGCTGTGTTGGTTTTCTGAGGTATTAGTGGGGCTGTTGTAGATGGAATATTCCCTTtggtatgtctctgaggtttggATGAGACTCTTGCACCTGCGACATTAACTGtggtatgtctctgaggtttggGTGAGACTGTTATACCTGAGCCATTAACTGTAgagtgtctctgaggttttggtgAGATTTTTGTACCTGGAGCATTAACTGTggtgggtctctgaggttttggcGAAACTTTTGTACCTGGAGCATTAACTGTGTTGGGGCTCTGAGGTTTTGGCGAGACCGTTGTATCTACAACATTAACTGTGGTGAGTCTCTGAGTTTTTGGTGAGACTGTTGTACCTGGACCATTAACTGTAGTGGGTCTCTGAGGCGTGGGTGGGACTCTTGTACTTGGAACATGAACTGTTGTTGGTTTCCGAGGTGTTGTTGGGATCTTGGATTTCtctataaagagaaaaatgttaagtTAAAAAATAGCTAAGTCTTGCTAACCAAATAAATCTTCCCTAGCCATTACTTGCTCAGtgattattctctctctctctctccaccaacATCTAGACAGTACTTTTAGAAAGCCAGTCCTTACTTCATCTCTCACTATGCGGCATCCTGTTTTATTAGTACACTTTAACTCTACACCGCAGTGAGTTTCATAAAGATATACCCTACAAATATACCAAGTGTTTTGACAATACGCACCAGCCTCCCTCTTTGTCCCATTATTCCTACCCATTCCCCCAAGACAGTCTCATTTTTCAGAAGACAATTGAAAACCACTCTACtgggttaaaaggaaaaaaaaaaaaacattctctgAAAGATGAATATTGCATGTTTTCCTAGATTTTATacaactatatatttttttaaaaacccacacatGTATGTAAGAGATCAAAGCAGAAGCGATGTCATTTTTGCTTTGCTACTAATTATACCCACACATGACTAAAGTAGGCTTAGACCAATATAATAGTTCttaagcttttttctttctgtgccaagaaaaaaaaaaggtcagactATCTTATGTGACACGTCTCTCAATTTCCTCTTCAAAACTGTCTTCCTCTACTCACACCAAGACCAAAGGATGTTTTTATATAAAGACAATGACAGCAGTTACTTTGTCTGTTGTCTTCAGGATGTGTTGGTGCATCTGTAGACTTATTCCTTCTGGTTGCCTTTGACAAACCTCCTTTAGGCAGCCCTAAGTAAGGCTGAACTTCAGCAAAGATTTGCCTTCCTCACCCAAACTCTGAGGATGCACACAGCTCAGGCTCATCACATCATTACACTTCGTATGTTCTCTCTGAGACATCAGCTAACCCCCTAAAGTcgtatatataaaacaaacaaaagaacccagtGGAGAAAGTTTACATAAGTTACATTGCTCATGGCCTGTCCCTGAAGCCACAGGTTATGTCACCCATGACACCCTGCCCTGCCTTGCCCCACCACACATGATGTTCTAAGTGTTCAGATGCTATACGTATTGTTTCCCCGCTTTAAATAAAATCTATGTCACAGGCTACTTAAAAGGGACAGCTCAAAATTCCTGCCACAGAATGCAGCATCTGCCAGGCAGTCAAACAATGATGGCGTGACTGGAGTCAATGACATCTCCATAGAGGTTATTTTAAGGCCctcagacataaataaaaatagatctttgtCCCACTGCATTCTTATTTTAAATCCAAAGGGTTTGCATACTCCCATTGAATTTAAATTTCCTAACGACCTTTTTGTCATTGATACCTAATTTGTAGTCAGAAAGAATGCCATGAATACAAGTACCAAAGGTGAAGGCCAGCAGACCTCAGTTCTGGAAAATGTGATGCACAAAAGACTGATCATCTTTCACAATGGAGGTCAAGTTCTTATGAAGACATCTGCTTAATCTcctattcttagtgttttttgtttttgttttctatttttcctttacGGGACTAGGTATGTGAAATTCTCCAACTACGACTGTAGATtcatctggtttttttctttgtgtccagttttgttttgtgtttgtttgtttgtttaatttactaAACAAGAGACCAGAGGCAGGTGGCATCTGGAGCAGTCACCCTCTCTGGTAACGTGTCTAAAGGCTCAGTGTTGACTGTTTGACAAAGCCATGGCTGTCCTTCTTCTCAGTGCCTTGGGTAACATGAGAAAGAATTCTGCTTTCTGTACACAAAAAGTTAAGCACTAAGCTGGACTTGCACTCAGGTGCTGATTCAGTGTCACTTAAGATAGTGTGACTAAGACAATAAAGCACAGGTCCTAGGACAAGAGGCCAATGCCACTAATATCTTGGGAACCTGGGGTCTCACTCTGACTTCCTGCAGCTACCTTACTACTCTGCTAGTGACTtctaggcatttatttatttatttatttatttatttatttatttatttatttattttattgagacagggtttctctgtatagcctcggatgtcctggaattcactctgtagaccagggtggccttgaactcacagagattcacttgcctctgcgcctcccaagtactgggattaaatgcatgcaccaccactatcTGCCTTCCATTCTGGGCTTGGTGGGTGAGGCAGCTTGGATCGTGATCTCAGCTGCTGGGGCAAGGCAACACCCAGCTGAGTGATTGACCATCTACTCTAGGCGGTCCTTTATCCAAAGCTCCACTGTAGACAGTTGAAAAGACCACTGAAAACAGGACAAGGTCCATCCAAGGAGCCTGCCCAAGGTGTCAATAAATATTAATGAGTTACAAGTCAGCCTCAGGAGTACAGGGTGCTAAATTCTGGTATTCATTTTGAGGAAAGACACATTaatatcatttgtttgtttgtttgtcaagacagggtctctctgtgtagccctggctgtcctggaactcactctgtagatcaggctggcctcgagctggcttccgagatccacctgcctctgcctcccgagtgctgggattgaaggcgtgcactaTGGCCACCCAGTTTACATTGTTATCTTTTACCAGGAAATCTTTTCATTTGATTGGTGAGTTAAGTAGTAACACTTGAGTTTACTTGTCTTAAGACCCATCTAAAGAGTTCagtatacataaacatatactaGTTGAGGCCTCGGGCAATCAAAGAGGAGCACAAGGGATTACCTGTGCACTTGGGTGGTGGGTCACTCCATTGCCCCACATCATTGTTCACAGTACAATAAATCGAGCTGTTTCCAACCAAGATGAAGCCTTTGGCACACACGTAGGTGACAACCTGACTATATATATAAAAGTCACTCTCCTCTCTTATTTCTCCATTGTCGATTTTTGGTGGGTCTGGGCAATGAattactttaaaagaataaaaagtatttttttaatgaagaaaagccAATATTGCATTTTTAGAAATAAGactaaaacatgtttaaaatgtttaagacaACCTAAAATCAACCGTTTTTCTTAGTTCAGCCACTGACACTTGACAGTGACAAATACCtatgacagtggttctcaacctgtgagttgtggCACCAGGTCCGCATGTTCACCTCTAGGGTATGGTGTTTTAGGAGAGGCTGACTCGCTGAAACCTTACACAGGACAGAGCAGCTTAACTTAAAAAGTACCTGTAAGAGGAGATCTCTTTCTGACAGGTATCCTAACAGCAAGATCAATGAGCTTCATGTTCTTTAGCACCATTAAGTTAAGCAAGTAAATAGTATAATTACATACGCACATCAAATGAAACTACCTCAAATGCACGTGAGAGGGCACAGAATACTAGCAAAGTCATGACGGATTTTAAACTAAGCAAGAACCACCTACCTGTTCAGTTCAAATACGCTCTGAGCAGCTAACACACAAGCATCATTCTATGatgagaagcaaaacaaaaaacaaaaacaaaaacaaaaaaacaacaacaaacaaaaaaacccaagtgagGAACCCTTCCCTGGTCTTAAAATTTTAGTAGCACttgcaaagcagaggcagggtggatcgctgtgagttcaaggccaccctggtctacaaagtgagtctaggacagccaaggattcagagaaaccctgtctcgaaaaacaaacaaacaaaaatctagtgGTAAAAGAGACTGGAGATGGTACGTCAATACGATGTGAAGGCTGTCATAGAAGCCAAGGACGTTAGCCAGCCTGGGAAATCCTACTGAAAAACTAGGGAAAAGGTGACTGTTGATGGGGAAAACACAGCCAAGCAAAGAAGGGGTTGAAGGACCTTCTAGGCCAATCCAGCTACAGAACAGTGTAGTGGTATCAAAAATCATGAGGTAGGGTCTGCGTGAGAGCTTAGTCAGaaaaacacttgctgtgcaagcacttCCCTAAGCACACATTAGAAAGTTGGgcttgaggctggagagctggctcagaggttaagggcactgactactcctccagaggtccttcaattcccagcaaccacatggtggctcacagccatctgtaatgtgctctgatgccctcttctggcctgcaggtgtacgtgcaggcagagcactatatacataataacaaatgaataaatctttgggggaaaaaaaaaagttgggcttGCCAGTGTGCACCAGCTTGTGCTACACACTTAGATCCAGACTcatcagcaacaacaataaaagtcttaaataaatgaacagattGTAAAGAATATGGCAAGGCGCAGGCAGTTTGTAAGGATAGAATGGTAAGCAGGAAGGCAGAAGCTAAGTGTTTTCTGCACTTAGCAGAGAGACAGTGGCAGCCTTGAACACCGTTAGGAATTAAGCTCTGTAAGTGCTCAGACACACTGATGGGCGGCGGGAGGAGGAAAAGACACGCCGCATCTGTGTCTCTGAAGGACCGTCCTGGGCAGACAGTGAATGGAATAGTAATGAGGTACAAAGAAAAAGCATTCTCTCTCACCCTGGAATTCTTCCAACTGAGGTTCTTGCATAGACAAAAGTTTACAGAAGTAGTTGTGAAAAATAACGTAGCGGTAGGGATTAGATGTGAGATGCTTAAACAGAGAGGAGCCGGGGAAGACAGTCAGAGGAGAGAAGCACTGATTATTCAAGGGAATATTAGAAATTAATATTCAACAgaaattaattacaaaatataaaagcaaagtaaCAACAGAAAGGTAGGAGAAAGCAGGTCCTCTGACAGTGAGCCTTAACTCAGGGGTCAAGGGCCGCCTTCATTGGCGTGTGACTGAAGAGGACCTTGGAATGTGCTCACACCCTTCCTTAGCTGGCTTCCTCTGGAAACCGACTAAGGCGCAGCCACACCAGAGATCAGTATATCCTCACTCATCTACACCCCAAGGCTGCACCCTGGTTGACAATTCACTTtccatcaactgtgaagagctacactgcAGTGGACTCAGTTTCCCTTATGGGCTGACCACTGGGCGTTTGATCATGCTCCGGTgggtatatgggcaacacaagtTGGACTTGGTGCattttttggggggctggggtggggtgaggggagcatAAGGGTAGGAAAGTAGacctgggaggaatgggaagttAGTGTGACTGGGGTGCACTGTATGGGATTCcccaataattaataaaaatattatgttaagggaaaaaaataaatccaccttctactttttgttttggtaatttcaaaacaaaagaaaaagtaagtcaATGTGGAAATCAAAAATAGACTCTTGCTGTTGGGATTCACAAGAATAGGTGATAACACTGAATTAATTGATCAGGTACAAAGGGCTTTCCTAAGAAATGCACCTGTCAGCAAGCTGCtgatggagaggtggctgagagccAAGAAAGCAAGGGTGTTCGCCataaagagcaaaaaaaaaaaacaaaaaacaaaaaaaaaaaaaacagggctgcTGCTTAGCTGCAGCACAAACAGGAAGTGGGCTCTGTGCAAACACTTCCGCACTAGGATACATTCCTGGAGGGCACATTTCTGGGAACCAATGGACAGCGCCTGCTGGTGAAAACGCCGGCTTCACACAGGGAAGCTGCCCACCCAGGCTTTAGGCCAGGTTGCCTGTGGCAACAAACTGTGTCCCAGCTCCTCTTTGCTTCATCTTTTCATGTCATTACAAGACCATTTACTACTAATGGTAAGAGAATCGTGGTAGTgagcagaaatggaaaaaaacaaaaaccttcagaTGGTCCTGCAGTGGAagctttggtgtctttaaaaactcagttatgttatgtgaacatGCTTCTGTTCTAATCCcgggtgtgggatatggggctgatccAGATTGTCCACTGCAGCTATTTGCTTCATGctggctctgagaggggctctttgccaaatgcagagagtttaattctgaggactctggagagggaatcaatgccagagcccagagagagagagaaatgggactcTGAGAAAGAAGGTTCCTGATGctcccccctgctgctcctggttgctattGATGCAGTTTGAAGAGAAGTTGGATATATCCTGAAgcaaagattggacttgctccCAGGAACCCAACAGCCATAACTAGCAGGAAGTGGCTAAGAGAACTATGccctttctccccactaacctttctcttctAGCTGGCgttgggtgttggaagggattgggatggacaggggagagagaggcagaagaacaCCAAATTAAaatagaggttaaaaaaaaaaaaaggtgcctaCAGGGTCctcagaagaaaatagaaatggtaGACCTAGCAGAGTGGGCCATGGTGGGTGTGACACAAGTGGGCTCCTTGACAGCAGGCTTGCTATTTGTTGTCACATATCAACATCAACTGATTGCACACAGTGGCTACCAGAGTGTCACCTATTACTTCAacttttctacacacacacacacacacacacacaaatggaattAGCATTAATTTTGACATTATGGTTTTAGAAGCTATTTTTGAGGAAGTTACAATTTAAGTATcaaaagaatacaagatggaaGAGATAAactctacatttttaaaacatgtggGGTTTAGTGGAACATGGTGGCCTTAGCATACATGAGGACCAtgaaacacacaaataaactaCACATATTTTACTTATCTCAATTTTTAAAGGCAGCCATGCCTCTAATGGGCCTAAATTTGAttggatatatttattttttatgttctttctcatatttctctctttagaaGGTGAAATTCTCAAACATGAAAATGGTTTATCACACAACCTAATTTCTCTAATGAAAAAAAGCATATCATACCTTAAAACCTTCTATGTAACTACCTCAGCTGATAGCCATTCTCTAAAAGGAGGCAGGTAGGCAACACTGGGTCTGAGAGAAAGAATGGGTTTGCAGTAAGGGGCCTGTATGATATGCCTTCCAGTGACATTTCCTTCAGGACATGGGACCAAGGATATTTCCTTTCCTACAGCTGAGAAAGATCATGCTTCTCTGGCTATTAGACGGAATGGTTATACAACAAACGACCAAGCGCAAACGTAGACCAAAGTTGGTTcttaatttgtaattattttatagcTGAGAATACTACTGCTCAGGACCAGCTTCAGAAGGCCTCCATGGCTGATAAATTAAGACATTTATCACTAGTAGAGACACAATGAAAAGCGGGAGGGCACCACAAATAACAGATGTGGATAGTTCATAAACGACAAACAATTGATTTCATTGACCCTTTGGCCCCACAACTTGagtacttactttaaaaaaaaaaaaaaagggaaacataCCTACGCATTGCGGCAATGGGTCGCTCCAGTGAAGAGTGTTTTCATCAAGAACACAGTAACTAGAGGCTGAACCAACTAGCCTGTACCTAAAGGAGAGGGCAAGGCTGTTATATTCGCAGATGCTTAAGCCTTGCCTTTTCAGTTCTCCAGAAGTTCATTTTAAACAATTTACCTCACCAGAAGATGAAATAATAGTGGATAAGAATCTATATGGAAATTTTA
It includes:
- the Cd55 gene encoding complement decay-accelerating factor, with protein sequence MGRSRAPGTRPPPSPPPLLLSLLSLLLLLFPAVRGDCGPPPEIPNATPSSGGKTSFSVGEAVFYKCNDGFQNIPDKPATVTCLENGSWSSFETFCNKSCGGPPVVSFAVPKKEFISMNYFPVGTVVKYECLAGYYRVSAAPATSTCLANLEWTKVNEACKKKRCPNPGELPNGHIDTSQDILFGSEIVFSCNTGYRLVGSASSYCVLDENTLHWSDPLPQCVVIHCPDPPKIDNGEIREESDFYIYSQVVTYVCAKGFILVGNSSIYCTVNNDVGQWSDPPPKCTEKSKIPTTPRKPTTVHVPSTRVPPTPQRPTTVNGPGTTVSPKTQRLTTVNVVDTTVSPKPQRPTTVNAPGTKISPKPQRHSTVNGSGITVSPKPQRHTTVNVAGARVSSKPQRHTKGNIPSTTAPLIPQKANTADVPATEIPPTPQKANTADVPATEIPPTPQKTNTADVPATEIPPTPQKTNTADVPATEIPPTPQKTNTADVPATEIPPASQKTNTADVPTSQILLTPQKANTADAPATEIPPTPQKANTADAPATEISPTPQKSITAKSSITKPTTAQMSPTSVTISAKTLLVTQNPTTVYSPAVKTTQTTQRFATAKPLLTQSLPATQRATTSHFPMTKGLQIVTQRLTSARITVTPDVPATKITVHHPTRTSKDKEKPSSGADHLIYGRTCLITLTVLHAMLSLIG